The genomic region TGCTTATTGctcattaaaaaaatgcaaaatatctcaggaataatttttaagatactgatcacatattaaaataatattttagatacactaagtaaaataaactatatcaaaattaattttacctgtttctttttatttttaatgtgctaCTAAACCTACATATATGGCTTATGTAGTAACTCTACTGGACAGTGCTATTTCCCTTTAATAAAATTCAGTGACTGAAAGATAAAAGCTTTTCTCCAATTCTCAGTTATAAAATTGCTAAAATATTTATACCTTTGTTTCTAAAGGTATATTAAACTTAAGGCTCAAGTTTTCATTTAAAGGCACCTAAACACCATTTAAAGGACCTAAGATTTCAGGTTTTCTGTTGTAGGAGGAATTAGCAGTGAGTTGTGAAGAAACTGCTGGAGAGCTAAAGGAACCTAGATTTTTACCCATCTGTGAACCATTCCCCCTTGTGACCTGCTCTTACTCTATAACTATTCCATCTATTATGTTCCTCAAATATACTCCAAAGTCTTCTTCCATTAATCCATAGTAAGTCTCACCCACGCTCCAATTAGAACCTAATATCTGTATCTAGGAAAGATACACTAACATGCTGTGGTAAACTCATAAATTTCTAAGTAATCCATGAAAAGAAAAACGTCAAGTCTCTTCGTTTAGAGGAGAGTTTATCACTTCTGTTGAGGAAACTCTCAGTACTGAGCGTTTGTCAACTAATGCTCttacaaagaaagagaagaattatAAAGTACTTTAATATTAAAGGAAGGATTTGTTCATTTGCCTATGGCATATTTGAATGGAACAAAAAATTTCTAGCTTCATTAATAATTTTGGCCATGATGAGGATGAGACTTACCCTTGCTGGAAGAAGGCGAAACTGACACAAATGGGCATGTGATGGATGCTCAATGGTACAGGATCACGTTCTTCTAGTGTATACTGTTTGAAAATAAGTTTCAATAATTACAGTCCCTAAGttataaacatacaaaaaaatcatCTTGTACATCAAGTATTAAGGTAAAAGATGAAATCCCTTTAATCCTGAGTACCTAAATAACTTCTTTTGCAATTACCTGTTTGACTTTGCCATTCACCTTTCTTATAACTTTATGTATTTGTCAAAAaggtttattgaggtataattcacataccataaagtCCACTAATTGTTAGTAAATAATCCACTTTCTAGTAAatataccagttcagttcaattcagttgctcagttgtgtccgactctttgaccccatggactgcagcacgccaggcctccctgtccatcaccaactcgcggagtttacccaaactcatgtccattgagtcagtgatgccatccaaccatctcatcctctgtcatccccttctcctcccgctttcaatctttctcagcatcagagtcttttccaatgagtcagttctacgcatcaggtagccaaagtactgaagcttcaacttcaacatcataGTTGTGTAATTATTACCAAAATCCAgttttttttcaaacattctcATTACTCACCTCAAATCCTTTTAGCATGTCTGAAGTTGATCACCCTCACTCCCAGGTCAAAGCAACCACTGATTTACTTTGTCTCTAGAAATCTGCCTTTTCTGGGCATtgcatgtaagtggaatcaattttccatctcctgcatctgcCTCCTTTCAACTGAGCCTGTTTCATCCACCTTGAAGTATACATGACATCAGCAGCTTGGTCCTTTTTGCTgtgaaataatattccactgtgtagatATACCATACTTTGCTTTTCCATTCACTAGTTGGTGAACATTTGGacagtttccagtttttggctatagcaaacagtgttgctatgaacagtCACATAGAAGTCTTTGAGTGAATGTATACTTTCATTCTCTTTGAGTACACTCTTAGGGACAGAATTGGTGGGCTGTATTAAGTTTAcacttaactttttaagaaactgccaaactcttcCAACATGGCTGTACCACTTTACCACCATCAATATCTGTTGAGTatcttttttaatgaataattaatttacttagtttgggctgtgctgggtctttgttgctgtgtgggcttttcggGGGTTACTCTCTGGTTGTGTGGGCTTCTTGCTGTGATGGCTTCtcgtgttgcagagcacaggctctaggcgagCAAGCATCAGtagctgcagcgtgtgggctcagcagctgcagcttaTTGGCCCCAGAGCGCTGGCTCAGTGTCTGTGGCTCGGGGGCTGAGGTGCTCCGTGGCCTGTGAGATCTTcatggatcagggatcgaacctgtgtctcctgcactggcaggcagattcttcaccacccagccaccagggaagtcatttttTAATAAGTGTCTTTTTTCCCTACTGATCATACTATACTCTCTTACTTCCTTATACCAACTCCCTTCTCTAAAGCAACATCTCCATTGTTAACAAAACTTTGTCTAACATCTCTGTCtttcaagagtctgctccaacttAATTCCTAAAAATAGCATCATAAATGACAGCTTAGAGAATCTGGGCATCTGATGTTTCCTTTTGTAAATTCAAAAATCAAACTATCACCACAGCGCACTTTCACTGTCCTAgcacataatttatataaattgaaaTTGAGATACTCTGTACACACAAAAAAGGACAATGGAAATAGTCTAAGTCCATGATTTTTGAAATGTGATCCTTATACCACCACtatcagtatcacctgggaacaCTGTTAGAAGTACAAAGTACATCCTATCCCATCCTACTCTGAGGGTGGACACTAGCAATATGTTTTAACAATCATTCCAGGTGCTTCTGATGGCTTTTGCCACAGAATAAGAAAAAGCATCTCCCTGTGAAAATACTGAGAACTGTATATTTCTCACACACCCCCTAAGCATAAGCCAGCCACTTTATCTAATGCTCAATCCAGTCTAGTTCTATTTTAGAACATCAAGACAGCCTGTACTTCCATCGACAAAACTTCTGTATAGGAGATTTAAGAGATTTCAAGGGCAATTATAAGCACATGTAGTTTTTGCCTTGTGAACAAATTTTAGAACATATCTAATTGCCATTTACAACAAAACTTCATTAAAAACAAGTTGTCCTGCACATCATTCATTCTTAAGAAGGAGCCTGGCTCACATCATGGGAGCTTACCAATGTTACTTCATCTCCTTGGACAGAGACATCAGGCCTTCGGAAGTGACATAAGGCTACAATTGCAGCAATGCTGGCAGCATCGATAATATTTCCATCATGATTTAATAAATGCAGGTCCACACGTATTTGCCAAACCTAAAtgtgaatttaaaacaaaaataaatcctaaATGGTCACAAGCACAGATTATTTATAAGGAAAGATAACACTGTGTGCaaatttttctcttgctgttaaAACATGCCTTTATTCCTTCCAATGTACCAGTAAAAACATATTTAGAAAAGTATTAATCCAGACCAACACCTGAAATACCAATAGTTCACCTTTCTATGAGTCACTTGACGACAGTAAAATATATACTCCAACTGAACAGAACCACCCTTATGTTTAGTACTAAGATTTCCCTAACTCCCAAGACTAACATATTTTTATTGTCTCCTAACTTAAAAAACTTAAACACTTAGGTTCCTGGACAATATTTATGACAACCTTACAAGTACAGGAAGTATAATATTCAAGTGTGCAATGTGGAAAGATTAAAGTGACTTCTCTGAAGCCAAAAAGATGGTTAAAATACCCTAATCAAGAATGAAGTTTTAATATTATTAAGCAGCACACTATGTTGACAGTAATATTTCCAATGTCAGACTACCAGTGACTCACTATGAGGCCTGTGTGGGTCAATGAACTTATCCAAATCAAGGATTTAATcagatctttagttcttcatccataaaaaaggAGAGTCTTACCTGCTTCCATCAACTCACTTATAACATAAGAAAGAGACATGAGAATATGTAAAAACCACAAGTTCTTTGAATAAAGAATTTGTATACAAATCTAAGCTGCTATTTTCACCAATGTTTTTTGTCCCTCCAAAGAGAGATTCTATAGAAAGTTCTACAGACAGCACTCCGTAACATCTGAAGTGAACCAGAAAACTGAATTAACTGAAGCTCTGACAATGAAAGCACAGGTAGAGAGATCCACAAATCAACAGCACTTATCCCAAGATTAAGAATTTTGGGTATATTGCCCACCTTTTCACCAGCAACAACACAGAGAGATTCAGTATCTATACACTTCGAATTTCTTAAACATCTTTCCAAGAGGCGATTCAACTTCACCAAGAGATCTGACTGCCTGTGAAAACAGGAATGGGCTAATGTCATGAAATGTAATACCAGGCATTAAAACAATAGCTCATCCCTGTTAGGCTTTCCTCTGGTTAaagtagtttttttaaaaaagatttaaataccTGCCAGGTTCAAAAGCTGGGGCAGCCATCTGAGAGAgttcaaggttaaaaaaaagaataccttcTGTTGCCCTATTGAGTTTTGGAGAAACAAGTTCACAGGAAACCTGTCCAAGAACTCTGCAAATACAAAGTGCAAATCTGTTAACTAAATATTCAGTATGATATATCCCTATGGTTGAAGTTACAAAGTACAGTAGTAGAATacatacagaaataaaacatatataggcATACCCCGAAACATCTATTACAATATTTAGAATTCCACAGATTTTTAAGCGTCAATGACCATTACTCCTCTTTTCACAAGTATTTAGTGATACAATCGGACATGCAACCTTGAGACACCTTAAGTTTTCATATGGCATAGTTCACCAACATTATCTGACCAATACCTCCACAATTTccaaatgaacattaaaaatcaaattctCATGTCACTcgggaaaagaaggaaagtagGCCCTTCTCAATGACAACAAATGTAAGGAACAAATTCAGTGCAATCACTGCTGGCTGCATATATGATTCACAGAGATCAGAAACAACCATGTGTGGCTCGTGTTGACAGAAAATATATTCatgattaaaaatgtaaagtgtAGTTATAAAACTAAAGTCCTACATTTAGGAAAATATACTAATTTGGGGCAGCTAAACAAAATACTGTTCAGACTTCTTATCTGCTTTGTAAACTGAGCCAATaaagttcttttaaatttctcCCTATTGGGCTTATACCTAATTTGAATTGTTACCTTGTTTTCCCAAGCTCCACAATGCAGCACCCATAATCTGTTCCAAATGAAATCTTGATGTTCCTATAATCATAGGTTTGTCTGCCATCCAGCCGCTGTAAGCAGAACATTCATTCGTTTATTCCTAATACAAATATCTATTACTCTTTGCTAGGCAGGCCCCGGGCTAAGGACTTAGAGGTAAGTGTGATACTAACTACTCCACATAGGAGAATGGAAACTAAATGCCCGGGTACTGACAGTCGCTGGCATGACCCGAGCCTTGAAAAGACCCCACCTGAGCCATATAAATACTGGGGGCTTGGGGAAGCACCGGCGGCTCCTCCTGGGGCTCCCCGGGCCTACGAGAGCTAAGTCTAAGCATCCAGGCCGGAAGGCTGCGAGCCGCCTGCAACCCAACCGCTGACGCAGCGCTAAATTCCCAGTTTACCTTCTTCTCTTCAATGGCGCGGAGTAGAAAGCGGCGCTCGCAGTTTGACAGTGGCGTCTCCTTCATGCTGTCGAATCAGGAGACCAACAAGTACTGGAATCCGCAAGGAAAACACAACTCGAACCTCTTCACGCGCGCCCAGCTCGCACCGCGGCGCAGAGAATTGACGTCATCAAAGCGCGGTGGCTGAAGCTGGGAAAGCAGAGGCTAGCGGGGCGTCGCTAATGCGCAGGCTCAAAGCAAAGTTATGCCATCCTGACTGAACTCTTCCTGCTGACTGGAGAAGCAAAAGGAGGTGGAATTCAGAGAAAACCGGAaagatctgtttcttttaatacAAAGTAAGCGAGAAAAGGACCCCGACAAAACCACCAATGATAGAAATTAATATCAGTAGAGCACTCTCACACTTCTATCTTCAGTTCTAGCGGAGTAGACTAGAAGGTATTATtgctactttacagatgaggaggttGAGATGTGGCTACTAAAAAGCTGCAGAGGCAGAGTTTGCTGCACATTCATTGGAGAAACACTGGAATTGGAGAAACGCCGTTAAGTAAAAAGTAGGGGAAGGAAGAAAGTTGAAATGGTGAATTAGGGTATTACCGGCTGACGGTGTAACCTCGTAAGCCTTGAAAAGCTGACAAGAATTGAGAATATTCGCAGTTTGTAACTAATCGTGTTATACCTACCATTGACTGAAacaaaattttctgtttatttcttacaGTCTCCCCAGTTATTTTAAGGTATTAACCTCCTTTTATAGCAGGCGTAGAGGACTTTTGTGTGTTCGTCTGCCAACCACTTGGCTTTTGGGGAGAGACAGAATCAAGAAGTACAGATCTTCCTCCACTTAGGGTAGAGTTATGTGCAGATAAAGCCATGTTAAGTCGAAAATACATTAATACACCTAACCTAAGAATGTCATGGCTTAGCCCAGCCTGCCTTAAACTTTGCTCAGAACACCTACATTAGCCTGCAGTTGTGCAAAGTCATCCAACACAAAGACTACtttataataaagtgttaaaTATTACGTATAATTTACTGAATATTGTCCTGAATGTGAAAAGCTGAATAGATGTATGGGTACAGAACGGTTGTATCAAttgtttggtggtggtttagtcacttagtcgtgcccaaatcttgtgaccccatggacagtagccagccAAACTCATCTGTCtgtgggattacccaggcaagaaaactggagtggattgccatttctttttccaggggttttcctgacccaggaatcaaacccaggttttcctgcatttcaggtggactCCTGGATGGCCAAGGGAGCTGTGGTTGCCACCAGTATTCGACATGACCATGGAGTATCGGACTACATATCCATTGCCTGGGAAAAAGATCAAAACTCATAAGTATGGTTTCTACATATTGCTTTCAAGCCATGGAAAAACTGAAAGTGGAACCATTGTAGTCCAGGACCATCTGTAGTTAAAAGCAGGATTCTGACTGAGCCCAGATTCTGATTCTGCCCTTTAATTGTTCTGTGACCTTCACCAATGTAGCCTATATATTTCACTTttactcatctgcaaaatagcaATGATAAACTTACTGATTATGAGAAAAACAGTTTAGCACATGTCAAATGCTTGGAACAGGGCCTGGCTTGGAATTGGGCACTAGTATTCACGTATTactgttgttttctttgctttagtAATAGGCAATGTAACTCCTACACAGGCTCCATTCCACTTCTGTCTCCTCTCAAGTGTGTTTCCCTAACAGTGATAGTCTCAATTTATACCACTTGTAATAGGTGTACTCAATTAATTACTTGTATTACTTGTGAGAGCTTCTTGTGTCCTAAGAATAATTCAAGAGCTGGGATAAACAGGGTGGACAATCTCCTGAcccttaaaaaaatgtatattctcttTGGAGGAGATAAACaattaaaacatacacaaataaaACAGTTCCACATACTAAATGTTATCTGAGGAGTCTGTTTTAATAGGGCTAGGTGCTGGAAGAGGTCACTATGTAGAGGTGACATCTGAGTTAAGTAAATCATTCATGATGAGAAAGATCAGCCAGAATATCATCTGCAGGAGAGAAAAAGTCTTTCAAGAAGAAGGACCCATGTGAAGCAAGACTGAGGTAAGGAAGAGCTTGACATTGTTTGGAGACAGAAATTGTGAAGAAGGGAATTGAACAGATCTTATATCTACACATTCAGATAGCTGACTGAGTTTTTAAAAGGGGCAAGACAATTGCAGGATATAGGTCCTTTAAGTTCTTTAACAACACAGTTCATGTTTATAGCTTTGCAACAGAACTCTTAGCTactaaatatatcatttaaatcTTTGGGTCATTTTAGTGGGCATTTggtaatttctctttcttgtcaGAAAGGATATAGGCCTTTACTGAAATAGTCTGTCCTTTCCTGGAAAACAACTTGGTGGTAGAAAAAGAATGGACTTTGACTTCAGATAATCTTCAGATCAAATGGACTCTAGGTGAATTAATAATCCttctgagcttcagcttctgtgTCTTTAGGTTGGAAACAATTGCTTTGTGTTAAGTGGTCTGAATGAAAGCCTCTGACATGTTTTTGACATAATAGCTATTCAAATTGttagtttccttccttttttgatTTGGCAAGGCTTTGCATGAAACTGCCCCAATACGCCATGTCTGATCGCTATTCTGAGATTGCTGCTTCAATACTTTGCCTATGCTTACCTACCTTTCCCCTGTGCACCTTCCACTTTTGTGTCATTTCcatcattccttccttctttactATTACAGGATTGTAATTTTAGCACTTGAGCATTTGCCTTTTATTGGAGTCAATCCAAAGGTGTATAAGCCATTTCCACCCCCATCCACAtaccataataaaatatatttacttcatAACCTTGTTTTTAGTAAGAAATTTTTGAAATGCCCAAGGAATATATTTGTTTGCTTTCAGGGGGGAAATTCCTTTGTAATTTGAGAAGAGATTCAGATAATGTTGTACATTCTGCTCCTTAAAAAGAATCAGTTTGAGTCAGTATTTTGACCTAGATGATCCATCTAAATATAACCTGGTTTTCAACAAAATCTTTCAGTATAGATGTTCTCTCCTCTTTATTGGACATCTGTTGCTTTGTCTGATCAGCATTCTTCTGTTTCTTGGTAAAGTGCCTTTTCCTGACCCTACGTGATTCTGGTGTTATTGTTAAAAGCAGGCATGGGTGTGATCAGGCCCTGCTAATTGTGGAACCCCATCCGCTCTCTCCTCCTTGACTGTACACCCAGGCAGGGCCAAAAAAGTTCCTCTATCAGTCTTGAACATGTGAACTCTGAGAGACAGTAGGTCTTTCCTTCTCTAGGATTATAAATACTAAGGTTCATGAAAGTCTAGAACTATGAAGGGCCATCTTGCCACCACAGGGAGAGAACCTGTTTGAAGATATTCtctagaagagagagaaaagtagaTCCTTTATGTAGAAGTAGCTTGTACCAATTTTTGGACTTACCAGTTGTGAGTCAATACATTTGACTTGGTCTTTTGTTAAATGTGTCCAAAAGAATACTGACCACATATACTTCTATTAGAAGTGTATAAAGATAGCCATGTTGTATTAACCTTTATAGCACCCACTGAGACTGGTGGAGTACCTTGTGAAGAAGTGGACGAAAGGCCTATTTCATAGCACATCTGGTGAAAGAAACCAATGGGCAGATCtcagaataaacaaatggaaacttACACTTTATTTACTGTATAATATAATACATCTGCTATGCAATCTGCCTATATAAAAATTGGTTTTCTATAAATTATCATGGAAAGAAATAATGCAAAGTGTTAAGATGATTATTTCTACATAATGGGatttggggaaaatttttttttccttttgaatttttttctttgaatttcccAAATCTTCTGTAAGGCATGTGAGTAGCTTTTATGATCAGAAAGAgttaaaagcaatatattttcttgttctgacacattttactatttctttatttaaaggaattttgcctttcaaacattttatcagagatatttgttttgctgtttttcaaGATTCAAACAGGAAGCTACATGATCAACATCTTAAAAGATGTTATGCCTTGACAACTACTATAGTGTGAATGTTTGTGTCTTGCCagatttatatgttgaaatcctaatccccaaAGTTGATAGTGGttgaaggtggggcctttgggagatgaGGTGAGGGTGGCACCCTCCTGAATGAAATTAGTGCCCTTATTACAGAGGTCCCACAAAGCTCCCTGGTTCCTTCAACCATGTGAGGATACTACAAGAACTCTGCAACTTGAAGGAGATGGTGGCACAACCATCAGGGTGGCATGGTGGCCATGGTGGCACAATGATCTCAGGCTTCCAGTCTCctgaactatgaaaaataaatttctgttgtttataagccacccagtctgcagTATTTTGGTTATAGCAGCTTGAATGGATTAAGACAACAACAGTTGAACACTAATAAGTCACATGTAGTATATGCTTTCCTTCCATATTTTTTTACTTCATGTAATAAAAACCTTGAGCTTATCAAGTTTTGTTCTCGTTTCTGTTGAATAATTGAAAGAGTTTCTGCTTCCATTATTATCGTTCACTATGCCAGGAATCTATCTCTTTTGTTATTATTAGGCTCTTCTATATGTTCAGAGGAATTAAGTCTTGAGCTTGTCATAAATACAACAAAATGAGGGGGAAGAGATGCAGGGGACCTGTTGATTTTCAGTACACTCAGACTACTGTAATACATGGGTAATCCTAGGCCAAAGAAAATTATGCATATGGCTCTGTCTCAGGCATGTGACTGAAGTCCTCTGACTCATTCTCTTCTACAAAAATAAGATTCATAGTCGTTGATAAAAATCTGTAGGAAAATGCTTCTGGCTTTAAAGATTGAGGAGTGTGTGCAAACCAAGGAATGTGGGCAAGCCACTAGAAGCTGGAATAGGCAAGAAAATGGATTTTCCTCTAGAGCCTCCTTTCCAAAATGAAAGTGGCCTTGGGGACATACTTTAGATTTCTTACCTCCAAAACAACTTacaaaactgtaagataataaattttatgTTGCTTTGAGCCATTAAGTTTGTAATAATTTGTtaacagcagcaataggaaactaacatagattgccagataaaatacagaataCTAAGTTACAATTGAATTTCAAATACACaatagttttttgggtttttgtttgtttattatgaaaagggaaaagtgaaagtcatgtctgactctttgcaaccccatggactgtatagcctgccaggctcctctctccatggaattctccaggcaagaataatggagtgggtagccattccattttccagggaATCATTtcgactcaaggatcgaacctggatttttcacattgcaggcagattttttttaccatctgaaccaccagggaagtgaagtgaagtcactcagtcgtgtccgactctttgtgaccccatggactgtagcctaccaggcttctccgtccatgggattctccgggcaagaatactggagtgggttaccatttccttctccaggggatcttcccgacccagggatcgaacctgggtctcctgcattgggggcagatgctttaacctctgagccaccagggaagcccatgtccaatttgttttccaaatatttgtatAGGGCATacttatactgaaaaaaaaattctttattgtgTATCTGAAATCCAAATGTAACTGGGAAtcctatatttttaaacaaaatctggCTACCCTAAACTATTATAGTTTGCCTTATTTATTCACATATGTATTAATTTCTATCTCTAGTTTTATATGCCAAGTTTTCTTAAAGGAAGATGCTTACGTTCATCATAAGCTATATTGTTATGGGGAGTCATAGTATTCACAAAGCAATTTTTACCTGAATatttttcattgctgtgtgaAGATAcatagttgctgttgttgttcagtctccaagtcctgtccaactctttgcaatcctatggactgcagcaccccaggctcctctgtcctcttcctggagttttctcaacttcatgttcattgagtcaatgacgcTATCTAATGATCTCATTCAAGCACATAGCTAAAAGTATTGGtttagagctagaacaaataatttcacaatttgtatggaaaaacaaaaaacctcgaatagccaaagtgatcttgagaaagaagaatggaactggaggaatcaacctacctgacttcaggctctactacaaagccacagttatcaagacagtatggtactggcacaaagacagaaatatagatcaatggaataaaatagaaagcccagggataaatccacgcacatatggacaccttatctttgacaaaggaggcaagaatatacaatggattaaagacaatctctttaacaagtggtgctgggaaatctggtcaaccacttgtaaaagaatgaaactagaccactttctaacaccatacacaaaaataaactcaaaatggattaaagatctaaacgtaagaccagaaactataaaactcctagaggagaacataggcaaaacactctctgacatacatcacagcaggatcctctatgacccacctcccagaatattggaaataaaagcaaaaataaacaaattggacctgattaaccttaaaagcttctgcacatcaaagaaatctattagcaaggtgaaaagacagccgtcagaatgggagaaaataatagcaaatgaagcaactgacaaacaactaatctcaaaaatatacaagcaactcctccagctcaactccagaaaaataaatgacccaatcaaaaaatgggccaaagaactaaatagacatttctccaaagaagatatacagatggctaacaaacacatgaaaagatgctcaacatcactcattatcagagaaatgcaaatcaaaaccactatgaggtaccatttcacaccaatcagaatggctgtgatccaaaagtctacaaataataaatgctggagagggtgtggagaaaagggaaccctcttacactgttggtgggaatgcaaactagtacagccactatggagaacagtgtggagattccttaaaaaactggaaatagaactgtcttatgatccagcaatcccactgctgggcatacacactgaggaaaccagaattgaaagagacacgtgtaccccaatgttcatcgcagcactgtttataatagccaggacatggaagcaac from Bos indicus x Bos taurus breed Angus x Brahman F1 hybrid chromosome 6, Bos_hybrid_MaternalHap_v2.0, whole genome shotgun sequence harbors:
- the EXOSC9 gene encoding exosome complex component RRP45 isoform X2 — its product is MKETPLSNCERRFLLRAIEEKKRLDGRQTYDYRNIKISFGTDYGCCIVELGKTRVLGQVSCELVSPKLNRATEGILFFNLELSQMAAPAFEPGRQSDLLVKLNRLLERCLRNSKCIDTESLCVVAGEKVWQIRVDLHLLNHDGNIIDAASIAAIVALCHFRRPDVSVQGDEVTLYTLEERDPVPLSIHHMPICVSFAFFQQGTYLLVDPSEREERVMDGLLVIAMNKHREICTIQSSGGIMLLKDQVLRCSKIAGVKVVEITELIQKALENDQKVRKEGGKFGFAESMANQRITAFKMEKAPIDTSDVEEKAEEIISEAEPPSEVVSKPVLWTPGTAQIGEGIENSWGHLEDSEKEDEDEGGSDEAIILDGMKMDTGVEVSNIGSQEHRPSVQHK